CCCCGTTCGTCCTGAGCTTGTCGAAGGACATCCCCATCCACTGGATTGCCGAGCGGCGAGCCACTTCGTGGGTTCCGGCCTTCACCGGAATGACGATTTGCGAATACCTATCCCCGCATTACTCCCAGAACCCTCTCCAGGTTCGCCAGGTACTCCGCATACGCCTGACGACCCTCGGGCGTAGCCTCCACCCACGTATGCGGTCTGGAGTCGCCTAACTCCTCTTTGACTGTCGCCAGGTACTCCGCATCCTCCAGCTTTCGCAGGTGTGTGGTCAGGTTGCCGCCGGTCAGGCCCAGCGTCTTCTGGATGAAGCCGTACGCGACTCTGTCCCCATCCGCCTGCGACACCAGCATCGTCATGATTCGCAGCCGCGTGGACTGGTGAATCGTCTCGTCGAGGACTATGGCCTCTTCATCGATCACGCCACGTCGCTCCTGCGAATCCACGCCCAGCCCAGTAGGATGACCGCCAACGTGGCGACTCCGGTGACTAGCAGGGCGGCATCGCCCGCAAGGTAGCTGGGGATGTAGTACGCCGCGGCGATACCCACGCCCACGACCGCGATCGCCGGACGGTGCATGATGCCGAACAGGACGTACCCCAGCGCGATTATCCCGATGGCGACTCGTGTAACGTTGTGGCCGTTCTCCGCGTTCCACAACCCCGCAGCCAGCGGGAGCAGGAACGCAGCCGCCACGATTGCCATCCAGAACAGGAACACCCTGATGCCGGCGTTACGAGCCGCGTCTCCGACTGCGACCTTACTGCTGGCGCGGTTCCCTATGATGGGGCTGCTCACCATACCCACAGCGCACAGGGAACCCCAGAGAATCGCGTAGGTCCAGGGCCTGCTATCCATAAATCCAGGTGCCTGATTCACAGCGAAGTACATTACGAGAAGACCCACCGACGTAATCGCTCCCCAGAGAAGCAGAATCGTCGCCGACCCAGCGACGTACATCGAGCTCCTGACCCTGTCCATCGTATCCTGAATCGCCCCCCAGCTCTCCTCCGGCGTCAACGCCGTCGCCTCACCGTCCGATCTCTGCATGGCACACCTTCCTGTGTTCAGACGGGCCTACGCCCATCAGTTAGTTTGCGACACAAACTAATATGCATGAAGTTTGTTTGCGATGCAAACTAAGGGGTCGTGGTGGGTGTTGTGTGAGGTAATTAGGCGGCGACTAACAGGGGTAGGTATTCGCATATCGTCATTCCGGAGAAGGCCGGAATCCAGAGATGTGTGGGTGGTGTCCAGTAGGTTGGAGTCGGACCTTTCGCCCTCACACGCCACGGCGCATCTACGACCCCAACCCTCTCCCCCAGGAGAGGGGGCCATTGGTTCTGGATGATGCGGAGATGCGCAGGGCGAGGTTTTCACCCTCTCCCGTCAAGGGAGAGGGGGTTAGTTGAGTGAGTTTCGAGCTTGTCTGCACACCCTTACCTACCTCTATCAGTCCGTCAAGGGAGAGGAGGGTCAGTAGTGGTGGGCGTTGGGGTCCCAGTTGATTTGGGGGGGACTGCCGTGGACCTCGCACTCTGGGTCCTTGCAGGCGGTGAATGACTGGAAGTACTCCTCGTCTATGGTGGCGGTGTATGCGTCGAAGTCCGGGTGCTGGCACTCTTCCATGAACTCGTACCGGGGGGTGTCGTATATGGCCAGCCAGTAGTCGACATCCCTTGCGATGTCGATGCGAGGATCGATCTCCTGGTCCGGCTGCTGCTCACGTCCGTCCAGGACTGCTGTGTTCGCAGCGGGGGCGGGTGTGACGGCCTGTGTGGGAGTGGATGGGACTCTCTGGTGTGTCTTGCGAGGCTGACGCCTCGTCGAGTTCGATCCTGGGGGCTTGGGCAGGGGCCTGCTGGGGC
This genomic interval from Dehalococcoidia bacterium contains the following:
- a CDS encoding transcriptional regulator, with the translated sequence MIDEEAIVLDETIHQSTRLRIMTMLVSQADGDRVAYGFIQKTLGLTGGNLTTHLRKLEDAEYLATVKEELGDSRPHTWVEATPEGRQAYAEYLANLERVLGVMRG